One stretch of Lucilia cuprina isolate Lc7/37 chromosome 6, ASM2204524v1, whole genome shotgun sequence DNA includes these proteins:
- the LOC111675702 gene encoding trypsin delta: MRNLNFFLIFYLSLCFKYSYPVMGFALKDLATNTSDDGAHRSSRTRTEEEFKYDGRIVGGFVTSIANYPYQVSLQYHNAHICGGSIVAHNIILTAAHCIEQPWDTAAFRVRAGSSTHQYGGQLVGVRHIFKHETYSSSTLDSDVALVVLNKNLTYTRTVQPVELATWGEQLPNEDNEFFVSGWGLTSETGLVSPLLNYVAVRLINQNTCSKNYQYIATISSKMFCAGYPQGGKDSCQGDSGGPLVSYVSSSLPLSSFLLAPTTKTDTKPAFELQANALKPKQYGIVSWGMGCAQKSYPGVYANVAALRPWIDAKLREISYLELEHGKYVYLI; encoded by the coding sequence atgagaaatttaaattttttcttgataTTTTATTTGAGTTTGTGTTTTAAATACTCATATCCTGTAATGGGATTTGCCCTCAAGGATTTGGCAACAAATACCAGTGATGATGGCGCTCATCGTTCATCCCGTACACGCACGGAAGAAGAGTTCAAATATGATGGTCGCATCGTAGGTGGCTTTGTGACATCAATTGCAAATTATCCCTATCAGGTTTCATTGCAATATCACAATGCTCACATTTGTGGTGGTTCAATTGTGGctcacaatataattttaacagcAGCTCATTGCATTGAACAGCCCTGGGATACGGCAGCATTTCGTGTACGTGCCGGTTCATCTACACATCAGTATGGTGGTCAATTGGTCGGTGTCCGTCATATATTTAAGCATGAAACATATAGCAGTTCGACACTGGATAGTGATGTGGCTTTGGTGGTGcttaataaaaatcttacttACACACGCACAGTACAGCCAGTCGAGTTGGCCACATGGGGAGAGCAATTGCCAAACGAAGACAATGAGTTCTTTGTAAGTGGTTGGGGGTTGACAAGTGAGACGGGACTGGTCTCCCCTCTACTCAACTACGTTGCTGTACGATTAATTAATCAAAATACTTGTTCAAAGAATTATCAATATATTGCAACAATCAgttcaaaaatgttttgtgcTGGTTACCCCCAAGGTGGCAAAGATAGTTGTCAAGGCGATTCTGGTGGACCATTGGTGAGTTATGTTTCATCATCGTTGCCATTGTCGTCATTTCTATTGGCGCCAACAACAAAAACCGATACCAAACCAGCATTCGAATTACAAGCAAATGCTTTGAAACCCAAACAGTATGGTATCGTTTCATGGGGTATGGGTTGCGCTCAAAAGAGTTATCCAGGTGTGTATGCCAATGTGGCTGCCTTAAGGCCTTGGATAGATGCAAAACTAAGAGAAATTAGTTATCT
- the LOC111675705 gene encoding uncharacterized protein LOC111675705 isoform X1, whose product MMGSYHPGGIISPQTTWVHSAPGAPLPPLAVIGGHDCDGSPIYVGRAYHEGDNMPAKVVPSKGCAYIAWGGLEHVKTHYEILVGQGYGWQPCYGGNVPPNAVRTGMTCTGEPLYVGRGHHANSLCVGKIQPSHGCLYIPFGGQEIRLNTYEVLVFENRENWVASTPNYTPPGAVVAGHDTDRAVIYVGRAMHEGEMLPCKFIPSKGCAYVCYGGYEINKRNFEVLCGFGYAWIKPHHHVIPPNAVSTGRSRNGEPLFVGRGHHSGSLTPGLVSVSQRCLFIPYGGREIRINDYEVLIKQ is encoded by the exons ATGATGG GTTCTTATCACCCCGGTGGTATTATCAGTCCAC AAACAACATGGGTACACTCTGCACCTGGAGCACCTCTGCCACCATTGGCTGTAATCGGTGGCCATGACTGTGATGGTTCCCCGATATATGTTGGTCGGGCTTATCACGAAGGAGACAATATGCCCGCGAAAGTTGTGCCCAGCAAGGGATGTGCATATATAGCATGGGGAGGCCTCGAACATGTAAAGACACACTACGAAATATTAGTTGGCCAAGGCTATGGTTGGCAGCCATGTTATGGAGGTAATGTTCCCCCCAACGCTGTGCGCACAGGCATGACATGCACAGGAGAACCTTTATACGTTGGCAGAGGACATCATGCCAACAGCTTATGTGTTGGAAAGATTCAACCCTCTCATGGTTGTTTGTATATACCTTTCGGAGGCCAGGAGATACGTTTAAATACGTATGAAGTGTTGGTGTTTGAAAATCGTGAAAACTGGGTGGCTTCAACGCCAAACTACACTCCACCAGGTGCAGTTGTTGCCGGACACGATACTGATCGTGCTGTTATTTATGTAGGAAGAGCGATGCATGAAGGAGAAATGTTACCATGTAAATTTATACCCAGCAAGGGATGTGCATATGTCTGTTATGGTGGTTATGAGATAAACAAACGTAATTTTGAAGTATTGTGTGGTTTCGGTTATGCCTGGATTAAGCCACACCATCATGTTATTCCACCTAATGCAGTATCTACCGGTCGATCTCGTAATGGTGAACCTCTGTTTGTGGGTCGCGGTCATCATAGTGGAAGTTTAACTCCCGGTTTAGTTTCCGTCAGCCAAAGATGCCTTTTCATTCCATATGGTGGTCGTGAAATTCGTATTAATGATTACGAAGTTCTAATCAAACAATAG
- the LOC111675705 gene encoding uncharacterized protein LOC111675705 isoform X2 — protein MMETTWVHSAPGAPLPPLAVIGGHDCDGSPIYVGRAYHEGDNMPAKVVPSKGCAYIAWGGLEHVKTHYEILVGQGYGWQPCYGGNVPPNAVRTGMTCTGEPLYVGRGHHANSLCVGKIQPSHGCLYIPFGGQEIRLNTYEVLVFENRENWVASTPNYTPPGAVVAGHDTDRAVIYVGRAMHEGEMLPCKFIPSKGCAYVCYGGYEINKRNFEVLCGFGYAWIKPHHHVIPPNAVSTGRSRNGEPLFVGRGHHSGSLTPGLVSVSQRCLFIPYGGREIRINDYEVLIKQ, from the exons ATGATGG AAACAACATGGGTACACTCTGCACCTGGAGCACCTCTGCCACCATTGGCTGTAATCGGTGGCCATGACTGTGATGGTTCCCCGATATATGTTGGTCGGGCTTATCACGAAGGAGACAATATGCCCGCGAAAGTTGTGCCCAGCAAGGGATGTGCATATATAGCATGGGGAGGCCTCGAACATGTAAAGACACACTACGAAATATTAGTTGGCCAAGGCTATGGTTGGCAGCCATGTTATGGAGGTAATGTTCCCCCCAACGCTGTGCGCACAGGCATGACATGCACAGGAGAACCTTTATACGTTGGCAGAGGACATCATGCCAACAGCTTATGTGTTGGAAAGATTCAACCCTCTCATGGTTGTTTGTATATACCTTTCGGAGGCCAGGAGATACGTTTAAATACGTATGAAGTGTTGGTGTTTGAAAATCGTGAAAACTGGGTGGCTTCAACGCCAAACTACACTCCACCAGGTGCAGTTGTTGCCGGACACGATACTGATCGTGCTGTTATTTATGTAGGAAGAGCGATGCATGAAGGAGAAATGTTACCATGTAAATTTATACCCAGCAAGGGATGTGCATATGTCTGTTATGGTGGTTATGAGATAAACAAACGTAATTTTGAAGTATTGTGTGGTTTCGGTTATGCCTGGATTAAGCCACACCATCATGTTATTCCACCTAATGCAGTATCTACCGGTCGATCTCGTAATGGTGAACCTCTGTTTGTGGGTCGCGGTCATCATAGTGGAAGTTTAACTCCCGGTTTAGTTTCCGTCAGCCAAAGATGCCTTTTCATTCCATATGGTGGTCGTGAAATTCGTATTAATGATTACGAAGTTCTAATCAAACAATAG
- the LOC111675701 gene encoding uncharacterized protein LOC111675701, whose amino-acid sequence MEHYWIQSSSADDLPEFAIEGGYDCDGTPIYLGRAIHEDDLLPAKVIPSKGCAFVSWGGQEIPKNHYEVLVGPGYGWCPCENGDVPSNAVSSGVTSSGEPLYIGRGHHANSLSVGKVHPSHSCLYIPFGGQETSLSSYEVLVCENNDKWMPSPLDHTPHDAVVAGYDSDGTAIFVGRSWHEGQFIPTKVVPSRGEAYICYDGSEIKKFEIEILCGYNYNWINTDSQNIPNNAVFTDRFEDGEPLFVGRAHHCGSLTLGLVSPGDHCIFIPFGGQEIRKHAFDILVRQ is encoded by the exons ATGG AGCACTATTGGATACAATCTTCATCGGCAGACGATTTGCCAGAGTTCGCGATTGAAGGTGGTTATGATTGTGATGGTACACCCATCTATTTAGGACGCGCCATACATGAAGATGATCTTTTACCAGCCAAAGTAATACCGAGCAAGGGTTGTGCCTTTGTGTCATGGGGTGGACAGGAAATTCCAAAAAACCATTATGAAGTTCTTGTTGGACCGGGTTATGGTTGGTGTCCCTGTGAAAATGGAGATGTGCCCTCCAATGCAGTATCTAGTGGAGTTACATCTAGTGGTGAGCCATTGTATATTGGGCGTGGCCATCATGCCAACAGCTTGAGTGTTGGTAAAGTACATCCATCGCATAGTTGTTTGTATATACCATTTGGAGGGCAAGAAACTAGTCTAAGCTCATATGAAGTATTAGTATGCGAAAACAACGACAAGTGGATGCCCTCACCATTGGATCACACTCCTCACGATGCCGTAGTAGCTGGATACGACTCGGACGGCACAGCCATCTTTGTAGGAAGATCATGGCATGAAGGTCAATTTATACCGACGAAAGTTGTTCCTAGCAGAGGTGAAGCCTATATTTGTTATGATGGTTCCGAAatcaaaaaatttgaaattgaaattttgtgtgGATACAATTATAATTGGATTAATactgattcccaaaatattccTAACAATGCTGTGTTTACAGACCGATTTGAAGATGGAGAACCTTTGTTTGTAGGTCGAGCTCATCATTGCGGCAGCTTGACTCTAGGTTTAGTTTCACCTGGGGATCATtgtatatttatacccttcggTGGGCAGGAAATACGCAAACATGCGTTTGATATCCTAGTAAGACAATGA